In Zonotrichia leucophrys gambelii isolate GWCS_2022_RI chromosome 8, RI_Zleu_2.0, whole genome shotgun sequence, one genomic interval encodes:
- the RNASEL gene encoding 2-5A-dependent ribonuclease encodes MEPPAHNQEAAEVLSSELNNAVCSKNKAAVLELLERGADVNSKVGSGWTPLQSAVSIGEVELVRLLLDRGASVHARKDNGGTAFTEAGIAGNVEVLELLLERGSDIHEQDINGFTAFMEAAWYGREEALRFLYSRGAKVNLGREPSQEKVKLHKGGATALMDACRERHFSAVKILVQEMGADVNIRDNRDRNALIHALKEGSDKRKDVSPVPIVHFLLEHGVDVKSKDECGKTALILAVEMKSLDLVTALLEKDEIDIDDADEEGNTALMVAVEKDDHRIAKLLCEKGARTDRGNLIAVARRNRSPSMENLLREHKVRFVPETPRAWEPHSKCWRDQLKSLDQMYRPMIGKLKTFPYIQQKIQDGIYLGLHGGTEVAVKITRSEEGNREKEFLEKCSHSEHLLKLFQSEKQKGCMYLCFPLWEKNLQEHLQDLEGQKNYKAALKTIFQALRELHSLGFAHQDLQPGNFVIDLGGKIYLADFGNKRRSIEGQEELVKSDLQALGRLVLYILTGGRKTLQQVGIEDLDPNSPDYTEALDLVQSLSSPDERGLEGLSKHPYFWSIQSRFNFLKSIWNKIKDDQNQKSIFQDPNVTKKAFPYPQWTKTIDKDILHAMENPRNAKPTKYRNNVTHLLRLMRNMDEHKDEKITNKIGDYAEYFLETFPELTMYVYNSLRQNPRCSHLADFQEPSL; translated from the exons ATGGAGCCCCCAGCTCACAACCAGGAGGCAGCAGAAGTCCTTAGCTCAGAGCTAAATAATGCTGTGTGCAGCAAGAacaaagcagctgtgctggagctgctggagcgaGGGGCAGATGTGAATTCCAAGGTGGGCAGTGGCTGGACACCCCTGCAGAGCGCAGTGAGCATCGGTGAGGTGGAGCTGGTCCGGCTTCTGCTGGACAGGGGAGCCTCTGTGCATGCCAGGAAGGACAATGGGGGCACTGCCTTTACTGAAGCAGGGATTGCAGGGAACGTGGAGGTCCTGGAGCTCCTCCTGGAGCGTGGCTCAGACATCCACGAGCAGGACATCAACGGCTTCACAGCCTTCATGGAGGCCGCGTGGTACGGGAGGGAGGAAGCGTTGAGGTTCCTCTACAGCAGAGGGGCAaaggtgaatttggggagggagcccagccaggagaaAGTCAAGCTGCACAAAGGAGGGGCCACAGCGCTGATGGACGCTTGCAGGGAGCGCCACTTCTCGGCTGTGAAAATCCTGGTCCAGGAGATGGGGGCTGACGTGAACATCCGTGACAACAGAGACAGGAATGCCCTGATCCATGCCCTAAAGGAGGGTTCAGACAAAAGAAAGGACGTGTCACCTGTGCCCATAGTTCATTTCCTGCTGGAGCACGGTGTGGATGTGAAGAGCAAAGATGAATGTGGGAAAACTGCCCTCATCCTGGCTGTTGAGATGAAGAGCCTGGATCTGGTGACAGCTTTGCTGGAGAAGGATGAGATAGATATTGATGATGCAGATGAGGAAGGCAACACAGCCCTGATGGTGGCTGTGGAGAAAGATGATCACAGAATAGCAAAGTTGTTGTGCGAAAAGGGAGCGAGGACGGATCGTGGGAACCTGATTGCAGTTGCCAGGAGGAATCGTTCTCCCAGCATGGAAAATCTTCTTCGTGAGCACAAGGTCAGGTTTGTTCCAGAAACGCCCAGAGCATGGGAGCCACATAGCAAATGCTGGAGGGATCAGCTGAAAAGCCTTGATCAAATGTATCGCCCCATGATTGGCAAACTGAAGACATTTCCATACATCCAGCAGAAAATTCAGGATGGCATCTACCTCGGGCTCCATGGGGGCACAGAGGTGGCAGTGAAAATAACTCGCAGTGAAGAGGGCAACAGAGAGAAAGAGTTCCTTGAAAAATGTTCTCACAGCGAACATCTACTGAAGCTCTTCCAGTCTGAGAAGCAAAAAGGCTGCATGTACTTGTGCTTCCCACTCTGGGAGAAAAACCTCCAGGAGCACCTGCAGGACCTTGAGGGCCAGAAGAATTACAAAGCTGCTCTGAAGACCATCTTCCAGGCACTCAGAGAGCTACACTCCCTTGGGTTTGCTCACCAGGATCTACAACCCGGGAACTTCGTAATAG ATTTAGGTGGCAAAATTTACTTGGCGGACTTTGGTAATAAAAGAAGGTCGATTGAAGGCCAAGAAGAACTTGTAAAGTCAGATCTACAG gccctgggcaggctcGTGCTCTACATTTTAACAGGGGGTAGGAAAACCCTCCAGCAAGTTGGAATTGAGGATTTGGATCCCAATTCCCCAGATTACACAGAGGCTCTGGACCTGGTACAAAGCCTGTCTTCTCCTGATGAACGAGGCTTGGAAGGGTTGAGCAAACATCCCTATTTCTGGAGCATTCAGAG CAGGTTCAACTTCCTGAAGAGTATATGGAATAAAATCAAAGAtgaccaaaaccaaaaaagtatttttcaagaTCCTAATGTCACTAAGAAAGCTTTTCCTTATCCACAGTGGACCAAAACG ATTGACAAAGATATTTTACATGCCATGGAAAACCCCAGGAATGCAAAACCTaccaaatacagaaataatgtCACCCATCTGCTGAGGCTCATGAGAAACATGGATGAACATAAAGATGAAAA GATCACCAACAAAATAGGAGACTATGCTGAGTATTTCCTGGAGACTTTCCCAGAACTCACCATGTATGTGTACAACAGCTTACGGCAGAACCCCAGGTGCAGCCACCTTGCAGACTTCCAGGAGCCTTCTCTATAG